Proteins encoded together in one Ammospiza nelsoni isolate bAmmNel1 chromosome Z, bAmmNel1.pri, whole genome shotgun sequence window:
- the RPL37 gene encoding large ribosomal subunit protein eL37 produces the protein MTKGTSSFGKRRNKTHTLCRRCGSKAYHLQKSTCGKCGYPAKRKRKYNWSAKAKRRNTTGTGRMRHLKKVYRRFRNGFREGTTPKPKRAAVAASSSS, from the exons ATG ACGAAGGGTACCTCGTCGTTTGGTAAGCGACGAAATAAGACACACACCCTGTGTCGTCGATGTGGGTCCAAGGCGTACCATCTGCAAAAATCGACCTGTGGGAAATGTGGTTACCCTGCTAAGCGTAAGAGAAAGT ATAACTGGAGTGCAAAGGCCAAAAGACGCAATACCACTGGTACTGGTCGCATGAGGCACCTGAAAAAGGTCTACCGTCGGTTCAG GAATGGATTCCGTGAGGGAACCACACCGAAGCCCAAGAGAGCAGCTGTTGCAGCCTCCAGTTCATCTTAA